The Brassica napus cultivar Da-Ae unplaced genomic scaffold, Da-Ae ScsIHWf_550;HRSCAF=826, whole genome shotgun sequence DNA window TGTTTCTTTGCGCCTTAGCAGCCTTGACACCTTCGGGCCTGCTCTCAACATCAACGAAGCCTTCGGTATTACATGTTTGGGAATTTACGTCCACATTCTTCCTCTTCGAAACGCCAGCAGTCGTGGGTGTGTTGAGGCTGAGCCACTTCTGTTCAAACCTCAACACACACCAAGCGTGTTCAAGTGTGAACTTGTGCGAACAATCAGAGAAGAAAATCTCATGTGCCTTCTTCAGAACGTCAGTGTCACTCTCACCACTACTCATTTGTCGCTCTGCTGCCGAGTATGCGGCACAGAACTTGTTAACATCTTCATTAATTCTGTGCCACCTCTTCTTGCAACAAACGTGCTCCCTCCCACCATCCTCTATTCCATGGGGACTTGCTGCATAATAAGCAGCAATCCGTTTCCAGAAGGCCCCCGACCTCTGCTCATTTGCAACAATTGCATCTTTCGAAGTGTTAAGCCATGCACTGATCAGCACTTCGTCATCTGCTGGATTCCATTTGCGCCTTACACCACGGGCAGCCGGTGTCTGTACTGGTGGCTGTAATGGTGCATCTTGAGATTGTTGTGAGCTGAAAGCCGGAAAAGGCTGTGGTTCTCCGAAGTTAACACTAGAATGAAAACTttcataaggaaagttttcattgaACACGCTACCTTGTTGACTGTGAAGCAGTCCTACGTAGCTAGAGGAGTTGCTAGGAACATTGTTTGGATCCATAACAGAAACTAAATATAAGATATTTGTTGGAGAAAGACTAATGAGATGATAGAAGATAGAAAAGAGAAGAGATTTAAATAGGAGGAAGTGAAGAATACAAAGTACATAACCGCCTTAATGGCCAACTCCGAACAAGAAATGTCTAATCCCAACTTAATACACAACTAAAAAGCTATCAACTTTCTTTAAAAACATCAGTGGCTTAAATGTCTAACAGAAGACAGAGAAACAATCAGTTCAATGCATTagaatatttagattttaatagaCATTACTCTTAAAACTATGGAAAATGCAATGTGTCTAAATTAAAATCTTTACGGATCAAACTCTAAATTATTAGTCTATACGAATCAAATCTATACAAATCAAACTCTAATTTGCAGACAAATCAAACGCTTATGTTCACGGGTTCGAATTTGCAGacaaatcccttatatattaattgaggaacatttgaaaagatgtaacctcaattttgtattaattaaaagaggccccaatgcataggtggcactcaattaggtagtcaattacattcaattgaaaaataagtaggtccacattcgatttttatatgttgttagatacataagttggtcaaactatatgatataatgatatgatatgatattttctttccttaaataaaacttacggaattaccataaatgactaatatatatatgacaattaatgattttaataataaagatttgataacaatgtatatctcctccatcattttttgtttaattttatattattaaaataaattaaacaatcaaattagctataaaaataaaatttagattttttcgtatatgttatattttgaatttttaaaaacgacaataaatgactaaaactattaaaattattatgttaaaaattaatgatcaatggtttaacatttttattataagaagatacacatgattttaaaaccatatgagtaaaaaatatcatttaataataaataaatatatatatatatatatatatatatatatatatatatatatatactatataccataagattacataaatattttaatattaaaactttcaatgaattttcaagaacatttataaattataaacttattaaagatttcagattgaaaattttgttatcgatgatttaaatattttgttataaaacgatatgaacgatcatagaaccgtatgattataaattcttatttaataaataactatacaaaatatactattcctagaaaaataggttggtccatcttaacttatattacactttttattaaactaactatcgaattgataaataacgtaccaaaaaatgttttgcactttccttaaataaaagctacgaaattacctaatatgattaacgtatatgtgaaaattaattataatgaataataaatatttgataacaatttttgtatcttagttctttttttaattttatattattaaaatatatttaaaaatcacattaaatatataataaaaacatttataatttttcttatatgttatattttgaatttttcaaaacgtctataaattattagaaatttgaagatccccactctgaaaattttgtgatcaatagattatttttttgtcataataagttacaaatgatcataaaattgtattaatatgaacttttatttaatattataagaagatacacattattttaaaaccatatgagtaaaaaatatcatttaataataaaacatatatatatatagattatactatataccataagattacataaatattttaatattaaaactttcaatgaattttcaaaaacatttataaattataaacttattaaagatttcacattgaaaattttgttatcgatgatttaaatattcagttataaaatgatatgaatgatcatagaactgtatgattataaattctcatttaataaatgactatataaaatatactattcttagaaaaataggttggtccatcttgacttacattatattttttattaaactaactatcgaattgataaataatctaccaaaattgtttttgcactttccttaattagaagctacgaaattacctaatatgattaacgtatatatgaaaattaattattatgaataataaatatttgataacaattttggtatcttagttctttttttttaattttatattattgaaagatattaaaaaatcacattaaatatataataaaaacatttatattttttcttatatgttatattttgaatttttcaaaattttatattattagaaatttgaatattcccactctgaaaattttgtgatcaatagattatttttttgttataataagttacaaatgatcataaaatataacacatatgaatttttatttaataaatattcaaactaaataatatatatatatatatatatatataaactaatgatttaaagcaacaagattggctgatcaatttagtcgtccagttgaaatctttcaatagtatgtgaaagactaaagtcaaagtaaatatggatttagaatagtaattatattttactaaccaaataccgaaaaaatcgaaccgaaccgaaaccaacccgatatccgcattgaacacccgtaatccaaatgaagccaaactattgtttcattctccaaaatataataaaaataataacttaatcccgcgcaaggcgcgggtcttatcctagttaagATTTTAAATGACATGACCTTATGTTCACGGGTTCGAATTAGCAGACAAATCAAACTCTAAACCACTTAAACAATTGATCTCGAACCATAGAAATCTATACGAAACAATCATACATTTGTTCATAGATATATAGACTAAAGCTCCAAACTTATAAATTTGAACAAGCATACAATCAAGACATCGCAATCACAGAAACAATCATACAAGCGATTCATAGAAACAATCATACAAGCGAACCATAGAAGCTGCGGATATCTATACGAGCTCCGAAAAATTCCCGAACCCTAGCAACAATACAATTGTTCTCAAACCAATGAATCTATTTGTTTTTCCCATCGAATCTAACAAACACTCTGATCAATACCATTTTATTCTTCGAATTTCtagaaaaccctaaaaaaaatttcgaaatcaGATCGGACTTGAAAAACATACCTAGTTAAGATTGGGACGATTCTCAATGGTTTTGGGGAGGATTGCTTCTCGTCGTTTTGGAACGGAAGCGAACCGATGTGGATTGGGCTTTGGAGATGGATCGGGGGATGAAACGACGCCGGAATCTGCGACCTCGCCAGCGAAGATAATACCGATCTACAGCTCCAGTGAAAGAGAGAAGACGCAGGGTTGCCTTTCGATTTGAAGAGATGGATTTGGAGATCAAGGCTTCGCCATCGCCATCGAGctttcgaaatttttttatttatttatgatttcgGAGTCCTCGAGGAGAAGAACACGCGAACAACACAGATGGAGACAGCCACTCGCGTGCTGCCACGTCGTCAACGGGACGACCCCGAACAGCCCTTACTTAAGGCCCGTCCCactttcttttaatttctttttcatttaaattaaaccCATTTGAACGTACGGGACGGGCCTAAGGCCCCCGATACCGATGCTCTTAAAAGGGTCCAGTACTCCAGTGTCAAATCcgtaaattaaacaaacatttgagtaaagaaaaaaaaaatcacatttttgtAAGCACTTACAGATAGAGAGAGCTCgacgacctaaaaccctaaatctcggATCCGCCATGAGAGGAGCTCTCTTCCGAAACGCCTCTCTCTGCGCTCGCAGACTTCTCCTTTCTCCTCGTATCACCACTCCTCAACCCTCCTCCTCCAATGTTCCCTTCCTCGCTCCGATCGCCGCTCCATTTTTCCCCAAATTATTCTCCTCCGAATCCGATTCCTCCGGCGAGAACCCACCTCCTCCGGAATCTTCTTCTCCGATTGAATCCACCAACAAGAAAGATCTCGCTGTAGAAGACGTAGGCAACAAAGGTAAAGCAAAAAGATTGGAACTTTACTCTAAAGATCTTGATATTTGCTCTTTGTGTGGTTTCAGAGCTTAAGGCCCGTATAGAGAAGTACTTCAACGAAGGAAACGAAGACGCTTTGCCCGGAATCATCGAAGCTCTTCTCCAGAGAAGGCTTGTTGACAAGCACGCGGATACGGATGACGAAGTGATGGACGCTCTCCAGAACCAGCCTTTCAAAGACGATGTGAAAGACGAGGACTTTGAATCTGATTTCGAGGAAGCTCACTCTACTGACGACGAGCTCGAGGATCTGTATAATTCCCCGGAGtatgtgaagaagaagatgcagaACAATGAGTTCTTTAATATGGATGAGAAGAAGTGGGATGTTATTGTTAGAGATGGGATAAGGCATGGGATTTTGAAAGATACTAAGGAGTGTGAAGAGATTCTTGAGGATATGCTTCACTGGGACAAGCTTCTTCCTGGTAATCCATGGATTCACAATCTTTAGACTTAGCATCTTACTTTTGAGGAATTCGATCTTCAGGGGCTAGGCTGATTGATAAACTAATGTGTGTCTTTAGACTTAGTTTCCTTAGCATCTTACATCTTTAGGCTGATTGCTAAACCAATATGCGTCCTTACTAGCTAAAATCATTCTCTAATGGGACTGAGCATTTGTTGTTATCCTTTATATTTGCTAGAATCATAGTAGGAGAACCATCTTTATTGGACTCTTTGAAAGTAATATGATATTGAAGATTCGTGGCTTCTCGGTTAAGCAGGTTCTTTTTATAGAGCCTATTGGTGTGTTCAtgtgatgtgatgcatatataattaacattgGGTAAATCATCTGTGAAAAGTTTACCCATCTGTGAAAGGGGTTTAATGAGTATCTTGGTTTGTTCCTGTGATGTATCAGATGACTTGAAGAAGAAAGTTGAAGCAAAGTTTAATGAGCTCGGAGACATGTGTGAACGTGGTGAAATGGAGCCAGAAGCAGCTTATGAGCTGTTTAAGGAATTCGAAGATGAGATGGTGATTCAATATGGGGATCAGATGGAAGCTGCGGGACCTCCCAAGTTTGATGAAACGGATCCTTCCTATAGCAACACCAACTTGGATGACCCTCCTGGTGAAGGCCCAATCCTTAGGTGGCAGTCAAGGATTGTTTTTGCTCCTGGAGGCGATGCTTGGCATCCAAAGAACAGGAAAGTTAAACTGTCTGTTACAGTGAAAGAGCTCGGACTCTCAAAGCATCAGGCTCGTAGGCTAAGGGAGCTCGTGGGGAAAAGATATGATTCAGGGAAAGACGAGCTTACAATCACCAGCGAGAGGTATTGCAACTTTGAACCTTACTAAAAAGTCTTTTCGTTTCAAGACAAGAATGTTGTTATGTGATGAACTGTTGTGCAAACACACATGTCACAGGTTTGAACATCGAGAAGAAAACAGGAAAGACTGTCTGAGGACGCTTTACGGGTTGATAGAGGAAGCTGCGAAAGCTAACAAGATCGCCGAGGACATAAGAACTGCTTATGTGAAACAGAGGCTCCAAGCTAATCCAGCTTTTATGCAGAAACTACAAGCCAAGATCATGAGGTCTAAAGAATCAAATCCCATCAACGCATAGAAGAAAATTCTTCTTGGTTCCTGCTTTTGTTCTCATTTCACCAAAGAATCCAGTTAACCATCAGTTGATCCGGATTCTGGATCCATAAAGAATTGATGGTAgcttcatattttaattttggttttgcTTCTCCTCTTGACATGAAACTTGGTCGTGTTGTTGGGGGCTATTAGGACCATGAGACATTCAACGTTTCTTTATGGATTATGATATGAATCTACTCCCCTGGGTTTCAATATGGGATTTGGATTGGTTTACCCGGTTTAGACACAAAAGTTTGCTTTAGTAATACATTCACACAACCAATTCTTATATTTGTGAAAAAAACAAGGAAAGAGCTTTTATACCAAAGCTGACAACAAAAACCACAATACAAAAGTAGTCCACGACGTAGACGAAAGAACTCTTTAATCTCCACAACCACCACCGCAGCCAGCGCAGCCGGCACCTCCGGCATCAGGGGTGTTTCCGGAATAGGCTAGGTCGCTGTCGCTGGATGCTCCGTCGGCACATGAGAGTAACAGAGCCGAGAGGACACAACAGCTGAATAGAGCCAAGAACACAACATGAAAAAGGTAACTAACATGGAGGTGTGTTGTTGTCGCCATGCTCATTATATCTTCTAAATGTCTCGCCATTTCTCTCTCAAGATGTTTTGATGTGGATGAGGTTTGAGTTGTTTAACGTGAACGGGTATTCATCCTACTTATTGTTGATATATTCGTACGTACGTAAGATCATtgacttttaataaaattaatcgGATGACTATAAGGTTTCTTTGAATATGCCTTGtttaagtaataaaataaagaaacactGCAACAGAAAAGACATTTTAGAAGATTATAATACATCCTAGTGTAGTCCAAAAGACGTTCAACAGAAATCATATCCGTGTAGGTACTACGCGGAAGCTAGAGGTAGTGACAAGACTTCAACCCCCTATTGTGATGTTGGTGGAAGAGGCCCAATGGTGACATCGTTGTTGTGAAGAAGTGTTGCAGTCAGAT harbors:
- the LOC125604437 gene encoding glutathione S-transferase T3-like → MDPNNVPSNSSSYVGLLHSQQGSVFNENFPYESFHSSVNFGEPQPFPAFSSQQSQDAPLQPPVQTPAARGVRRKWNPADDEVLISAWLNTSKDAIVANEQRSGAFWKRIAAYYAASPHGIEDGGREHVCCKKRWHRINEDVNKFCAAYSAAERQMSSGESDTDVLKKAHEIFFSDCSHKFTLEHAWCVLRFEQKWLSLNTPTTAGVSKRKNVDVNSQTCNTEGFVDVESRPEGVKAAKAQRNTGKGKSVAEIATVWEMKKDDLVRKERLSRLAILDSLLTRTEPLTEAEVVVKNKLLNMVLVLYSLI
- the LOC106451946 gene encoding uncharacterized protein LOC106451946 yields the protein MRGALFRNASLCARRLLLSPRITTPQPSSSNVPFLAPIAAPFFPKLFSSESDSSGENPPPPESSSPIESTNKKDLAVEDVGNKELKARIEKYFNEGNEDALPGIIEALLQRRLVDKHADTDDEVMDALQNQPFKDDVKDEDFESDFEEAHSTDDELEDLYNSPEYVKKKMQNNEFFNMDEKKWDVIVRDGIRHGILKDTKECEEILEDMLHWDKLLPDDLKKKVEAKFNELGDMCERGEMEPEAAYELFKEFEDEMVIQYGDQMEAAGPPKFDETDPSYSNTNLDDPPGEGPILRWQSRIVFAPGGDAWHPKNRKVKLSVTVKELGLSKHQARRLRELVGKRYDSGKDELTITSERFEHREENRKDCLRTLYGLIEEAAKANKIAEDIRTAYVKQRLQANPAFMQKLQAKIMRSKESNPINA
- the LOC106451947 gene encoding uncharacterized protein LOC106451947, producing MARHLEDIMSMATTTHLHVSYLFHVVFLALFSCCVLSALLLSCADGASSDSDLAYSGNTPDAGGAGCAGCGGGCGD